In Novosphingobium sp. MMS21-SN21R, a single genomic region encodes these proteins:
- a CDS encoding LacI family DNA-binding transcriptional regulator — translation MGRKPSNKPTSFDIAYLAGVSQPTVSRALRGSSSVSLATRQKIEAIASQLNYTVDKNASSLRTQRSNTLALLFFEDPTPDESNINPFFLAMLGSITRHCANRGLDLLISFQKLDDDWHKRYQDSHRADGLILLGYGDYTHYEPRLRQLMRSGTHFVRWGSVDEATIGATIGSDNFGAGRLAGEHLLARGRKTIAFLGQADSHYPEFQQRYAGLAKAIVTAGLEPDRDLVVDAVSSEEIGYNAARSLLSRGKPFDAIFAGSDLIAIGAMRALAEAGLSVPRDVAVVGFDDIPAASLTTPPLTTVMQDTRLAGEALVDSVLSQVEGRPPVPRILPARLIVRASSGG, via the coding sequence ATGGGGCGCAAGCCATCCAATAAACCGACCAGTTTCGACATTGCCTATCTCGCAGGCGTTTCGCAGCCCACTGTCAGTCGCGCCTTGCGTGGCAGCAGTTCGGTCAGCCTCGCCACGCGCCAGAAGATCGAGGCGATCGCCAGCCAGTTGAACTATACGGTCGACAAGAACGCGTCATCGTTGCGCACGCAACGTTCAAATACGCTGGCACTGCTGTTTTTCGAAGATCCGACGCCGGACGAATCGAACATCAACCCGTTCTTTCTCGCCATGCTCGGGTCGATCACTCGGCATTGCGCCAACCGCGGGCTCGACTTGCTCATTTCGTTCCAGAAACTGGATGACGACTGGCACAAGCGTTATCAGGACAGCCACCGCGCCGACGGCCTGATCCTTCTTGGCTATGGCGATTACACGCACTATGAACCACGCCTGCGCCAGTTGATGCGATCCGGCACCCATTTCGTTCGCTGGGGTTCGGTGGACGAGGCGACGATCGGTGCGACGATCGGTTCGGACAATTTCGGCGCTGGACGATTGGCGGGTGAACACCTGCTCGCGCGCGGTCGCAAGACCATAGCCTTTCTGGGTCAGGCGGATTCTCACTACCCGGAATTCCAGCAGCGCTACGCCGGTCTCGCCAAAGCCATCGTTACTGCGGGCCTTGAACCAGATCGTGACCTTGTCGTCGATGCCGTTTCTTCCGAGGAAATCGGTTACAACGCGGCACGATCACTGCTCTCGCGCGGGAAGCCGTTCGATGCCATCTTCGCCGGTAGCGACCTCATAGCCATCGGAGCGATGCGGGCGCTGGCCGAAGCGGGGCTTTCGGTTCCGCGCGATGTGGCAGTCGTCGGCTTTGACGATATCCCCGCCGCCAGCCTGACCACCCCCCCGCTGACGACCGTCATGCAGGACACCCGCCTTGCCGGCGAAGCGTTGGTCGACAGCGTGCTCAGTCAGGTCGAGGGACGCCCCCCCGTTCCACGCATCCTTCCCGCAAGGCTTATCGTTCGCGCCAGCAGCGGCGGCTGA
- a CDS encoding MFS transporter, with product MTTKPRQGFWGLWNISFGYFGIQLAFALQNANVSRIFQSLGGNVDDLAFLWIAGPVTGLIVQPLIGYHSDRTWGRLGRRRPYFLAGAVLAALALIGMPNAGYLLLAAAFLWMLDASLNVAMEPFRAFAGDMTPDDQRAQAFAMQTWFIASGAVLGSLAPTLFNWLGIANVSADGGIPPSVRYSFYLGAAAIVFTVAWTVVRVREYSPHELAAFEGRSPADETVELDPLVYPRTGAVWLSIGIILLFAVPCLGLDKQLYVLGAALAAFGLMQLGVRAVQAKGALARIVSDLALMPVQMKQLAVAQFFTWIGFFIVWIYTTPVVTAQVFGATDSSGFAYNEGADWVGVLFAFYNAVAAVTAFVLPWAAKRIGNVATHAVALLFGAGGFVGLLLIRDPYLLLLPMVGIGITWASVLSMPYVILTRTLPPWKFGIYIGIFNFFIVIPQLVVATLMGGIMRSFFPGEPKWTMLVGALMMAFAAAAMLLVREADKDKTQ from the coding sequence ATGACCACAAAACCACGGCAGGGCTTCTGGGGCCTGTGGAACATCAGCTTCGGCTACTTCGGCATCCAGCTCGCTTTTGCGCTGCAGAACGCGAATGTCAGCCGTATCTTCCAGTCGCTCGGCGGCAATGTCGACGATCTCGCATTTCTGTGGATCGCAGGACCAGTCACCGGACTGATCGTGCAGCCGCTGATTGGCTACCACTCCGACCGCACCTGGGGACGCCTCGGCCGCCGCCGCCCCTATTTTCTCGCTGGAGCGGTCTTGGCTGCTTTGGCTCTGATCGGCATGCCCAACGCCGGATATCTGCTGCTGGCGGCGGCGTTTCTGTGGATGCTCGATGCGTCATTGAACGTCGCGATGGAGCCGTTCCGCGCCTTTGCCGGCGACATGACTCCTGATGATCAACGCGCGCAGGCCTTTGCTATGCAGACATGGTTCATTGCGTCAGGGGCGGTCCTTGGCAGCCTTGCGCCTACGTTGTTCAATTGGCTCGGAATCGCCAACGTGTCCGCTGACGGCGGTATTCCGCCGTCGGTTCGCTACAGCTTCTACCTCGGCGCAGCAGCAATTGTATTCACGGTTGCCTGGACAGTGGTGCGGGTGCGCGAATACAGCCCGCACGAATTGGCCGCGTTCGAAGGGCGCAGCCCGGCCGACGAAACAGTTGAGCTTGATCCGCTGGTCTATCCTCGCACCGGTGCGGTCTGGCTTAGCATCGGAATTATCCTGCTCTTCGCAGTGCCATGTCTCGGCCTCGACAAGCAACTTTACGTTCTCGGCGCGGCGTTGGCAGCCTTTGGCCTGATGCAGCTCGGCGTCAGAGCGGTGCAGGCCAAGGGTGCCCTCGCCCGCATCGTCAGCGACCTTGCGCTTATGCCGGTGCAGATGAAGCAACTGGCCGTCGCCCAGTTCTTCACGTGGATCGGGTTCTTTATCGTGTGGATCTACACGACGCCGGTGGTGACTGCGCAAGTCTTCGGTGCGACCGACAGCAGCGGGTTTGCCTATAACGAGGGTGCGGACTGGGTGGGCGTGCTGTTCGCGTTCTACAATGCGGTCGCCGCCGTCACCGCATTCGTTCTGCCGTGGGCGGCAAAGCGCATTGGCAACGTCGCAACGCATGCCGTCGCGCTTCTGTTTGGCGCGGGGGGCTTTGTCGGGCTTCTGTTGATCCGGGATCCTTACCTGCTGTTGCTCCCTATGGTGGGGATCGGCATCACATGGGCCTCGGTGCTGTCGATGCCCTATGTCATCCTGACGCGCACCCTGCCCCCGTGGAAGTTCGGCATTTACATCGGAATTTTCAACTTTTTCATCGTTATACCGCAACTGGTCGTTGCAACATTGATGGGCGGCATCATGCGCAGCTTCTTTCCCGGCGAGCCGAAGTGGACGATGCTCGTCGGCGCGCTGATGATGGCGTTTGCTGCCGCTGCGATGTTGCTCGTACGAGAAGCTGACAAGGACAAGACGCAATGA